A single genomic interval of Penicillium psychrofluorescens genome assembly, chromosome: 2 harbors:
- a CDS encoding uncharacterized protein (ID:PFLUO_002604-T1.cds;~source:funannotate): MPETGPILYQIFHYLSGFPLHFCPSPALSLDGWLRAFGWLIPWRDGIWYEQGPGAHWRTPADARRAIFQSIATGREGENLPYKSDDWSRQALRRAFEFPESDSQYRESANPNCDEDGDEMYHDVLDVVFTAQVEVPVWIEGVPRDVFRGLARQFHGHDLHLHQLTVPPDTMRIMVKYLLIQQLGTDLTVRLIRDHYLDAVADCIVRAFVQNSDVGVNWTMFDEASKKAPTLFKPLGSLADYFCAGQLSNPLLNQEAAVQLPKLGNLTKTHTLLQLSILLQDQDQIWYKDFEHLLYVGFDDYNLQATLIDASAFATAISSNEDSDRVLILFSGREMKTGERYTLGAFIPCPSKDGSRIQHAEWEGAMGCLLFELSPVHDIYYGTVGSPAWTMEGNDLAFGDPNSGVALLLKNNSRQATLVQKLDGEDEPIYAPTAWRGNRHVELELDGVEIWIEK, from the exons ATGCCAGAAACCGGACCCATTCTCTACCAAATCTTCCACTATCTGTCCGGCTTCCCGCTACATTTCTGTCCCTCTCCAGCTCTGTCATTAGACGGCTGGCTTCGCGCCTTCGGGTGGTTGATCCCATGGAGAGATGGGATCTGGTACGAACAAGGGCCGGGTGCGCACTGGCGCACGCCCGCCGATGCAAGACGTGCAATCTTCCAGAGCATAGCGACAGGTCGTGAGGGCGAGAACCTCCCATATAAATCTGATGATTGGAGCAGACAGGCTCTGAGAAGGGCCTTCGAATTTCCCGAGTCGGATTCGCAGTATCGCGAATCGGCTAATCCCAACTGTGACGAAGACGGCGATGAAATGTATCATGATGTGCTGGACGTTGTTTTCACCGCACAGGTTGAGGTCCCCGTCTGGATTGAGGGAGTGCCCAGGGATGTGTTTCGCGGGCTGGCTAGGCAGTTTCATGGTCATGATCTGCATCTTCATCAGCTCACTGTACCGCCAGATACAATGCGGATAATGGTCAAGTACCTTCTGATTCAGCAGCTTGGGACTGACCTTACTGTCAGATTGATTCGCGATCATTATCTGGATGCCGTCGCTGATTGTATAGTCCGGGCTTTTGTGCAAAATTCAGATGTCGGCGTTAATTGGACGATGTTTGACGAGGCGAGTAAGAAAGCA CCAACCCTTTTCAAGCCCCTAGGGTCTCTTGCCGATTACTTTTGTGCCGGCCAATTATCAAACCCTCTGTTGAACCAAGAAGCTGCTGTACAGCTTCCCAAACTCGGAAATCTTACCAAAACCCATACACTTCTGCAGCTCAGCATCCTGctccaagatcaagatcaaatTTGGTACAAAGATTTTGAGCACTTGCTCTACGTAGGGTTCGACGACTACAATCTTCAGGCTACTTTAATTGATGCATCCGCATTTGCGACTGCAATATCGTCCAATGAGGACTCCGATCGCGTGTTGATTCTTTTTTCCgggagggagatgaagaCGGGAGAACGATATACCTTGGGAGCATTTATTCCCTGTCCATCAAAAGATGGCTCGCGCATTCAGCATGCAGAGTGGGAGGGTGCAATGGGGTGTCTGCTATTTGAGCTTAGTCCTGTGCACGATATATATTACGGGACTGTTGGCTCACCTGCGTGGACTATGGAGGGGAATGATCTTGCATTTGGAGATCCAAATAGTGGAGTGGCCCTGTTGTTGAAGAATAACTCTCGGCAGGCAACGCTTGTTCAAAAACTTGACGGGGAAGATGAGCCGATCTATGCTCCTACTGCTTGGAGAGGGAACCGGCACGTTGAATTGGAGCTCGATGGGGTTGAGATATGGATTGAGAAATGA
- a CDS encoding uncharacterized protein (ID:PFLUO_002605-T1.cds;~source:funannotate), whose amino-acid sequence MPSVETERSGTTSFLNDSRTSLPYPTFSKAHSKEAVRQPDIPTPDPTDLTDRKENRKTNGNSHDRTENHAPPSPPLTGVDQSSSRKGTPVDERYEKGTEKEKPKTKKASIRIKTGSNRSSSNLWAKKEDAIKSSKTVRSETPPKPKTPKDEKEASPRASPRTTTRKTSRSKISDENKIPRKSTSQSTMSPSRSNVTVRETSAESIDGGSDATSIAPNQQYTAPRKPMTPPVKPPSRTQMRSSMSHRHTPSDDSFDYGRPIMTGPVYGAPPPPPPPPEVPVSIPRVDYLLQHGGLDHKVQKTLLLNPGVADPFSQQQPHTQVAAQELFNPFNRLLDDYQKVMSKNGSLAVATGYRSVARRLLDRLEAVFARDISSEPCQCRMCDNPETEERPEGVSWGEVLELVSGRRELPTWPPFVMAPSTVETAMQGDEHIPMQKLDIDVPEEYREHYRRQSQKTKVAVDKWLSEQTDQVSSAPNEVDDETLTFAMLTHLEHQERSLFCALLGINSSTPVPRSDDKPRLKSSALVSSGLAIQRLYRLSSLPRDPEIAMYMLNNRKLHHVLATLAAISDDEWEILISGRFDGFLRSGAEDSNPSATTSGSRWNSNRSNTPFSTGGISRGTTPNHMDGSFRPASQPNGGPSSPASFGGPIALDEETEIAALAEVERDIFLGMEALEDAFEALHCKAEVVRRALRERGAGLSVANQSRRGSYVEARMGTPFSAMGNTWESGTEDDFLDDDRSLAPDDSASNISSSRRRRPKRRTERRTPAPVEEEEEEEERSYVNRRDGRNTRRR is encoded by the coding sequence ATGCCGAGCGTCGAAACCGAGCGGTCTGGGACCACCTCATTTCTGAATGACTCGAGGACCAGCCTGCCATACCCGACATTCTCCAAGGCCCACAGCAAGGAGGCCGTCCGCCAGCCGGATATTCCAACACCGGACCCGACCGATCTGACCGACCGCAAAGAAAATCGAAAGACAAACGGCAACAGCCATGACCGTACCGAGAACCATGCACCTCCCAGCCCGCCGTTGACCGGCGTCGATCAGTCATCATCGCGGAAAGGCACCCCGGTTGATGAGCGGTATGAGAAAGGGAcggagaaagagaagccaaagacaaaaaaagCAAGCATCCGGATCAAGACCGGTAGCAACAGATCGTCGTCAAATCTCTGGGCCAAGAAAGAGGACGCGATCAAGTCCAGCAAGACCGTGCGATCGGAGACTCCCCCGaaacccaaaacacccaaggatgagaaagaagcatCGCCTCGAGCGTCGCCTCGGACAACGACCCGCAAGACGTCCAGATCCAAAATTTCCGACGAGAACAAAATACCCAGAAAGTCCACCAGTCAGTCCACGATGTCCCCTTCGCGATCCAACGTTACGGTCCGCGAGACGAGCGCAGAGTCTATCGACGGAGGGTCTGATGCAACCTCCATTGCTCCCAATCAGCAGTATACAGCCCCACGCAAACCTATGACCCCGCCTGTAAAGCCCCCATCTCGCACCCAGATGCGGTCTTCCATGTCCCATCGCCACACACCGAGTGATGACTCGTTTGATTATGGACGACCCATCATGACAGGCCCTGTATAtggagctcctccgccacctccccctccgcccgAAGTGCCAGTTTCTATTCCGCGGGTTGATtatcttctccagcacggtGGTCTGGACCACAAAGTACAGAAAACACTGCTTTTGAACCCTGGTGTGGCAGATCCTTTctcccagcagcagccgcacACTCAAGTCGCAGCTCAGGAGCTCTTTAACCCATTCAATCGTCTGCTGGATGATTACCAAAAGGTTATGAGCAAGAATGGCTCGCTGGCGGTGGCTACAGGGTACCGATCAGTGGCTCGGCGTCTACTCGATCGTCTCGAGGCTGTCTTTGCACGCGATATCTCTTCCGAGCCCTGCCAGTGCCGAATGTGCGACAACCCAGAGACAGAAGAACGACCAGAGGGTGTAAGTTGGGGCGAGGTGCTCGAACTGGTATCTGGGCGCCGAGAACTACCGACATGGCCACCTTTCGTTATGGCACCTTCGACTGTCGAGACGGCGATGCAAGGTGACGAGCATATCCCGATGCAGAAATTGGACATTGACGTTCCGGAGGAATATCGCGAACACTACAGACGACAGTCCCAAAAGACCAAGGTGGCTGTCGATAAATGGCTTTCGGAGCAAACGGACCAAGTCAGCAGTGCGCCCAACGAGGTCGACGATGAAACTTTGACATTCGCCATGTTGACGCATCTGGAGCATCAGGAGCGTTCTCTTTTTTGCGCCTTGCTTGGTATCAACTCCTCTACTCCGGTTCCACGGTCAGATGACAAGCCCCGACTAAAGTCCTCTGCACTTGTATCCTCGGGACTAGCCATCCAACGGCTCTACCGACTTTCATCCCTCCCTCGAGACCCTGAGATAGCCATGTATATGCTAAACAATCGGAAACTGCACCACGTTTTGGCCACACTTGCCGCCATCAGCGATGACGAGTGGGAAATTCTCATCTCTGGCCGATTCGATGGATTCCTCCGTAGCGGAGCTGAAGATAGCAATCCTTCTGCCACAACTTCCGGCTCTCGCTGGAACAGCAACCGTTCCAACACCCCCTTCAGTACAGGTGGAATCTCCCGTGGTACAACTCCCAACCACATGGATGGCAGTTTCCGGCCGGCGAGCCAGCCGAACGGCGGTCCATCCTCCCCGGCTTCTTTTGGCGGCCCCATCGCCCTAGACGAGGAAACCGAGATCGCCGCGTTAGCCGAAGTCGAACGAGACATTTTCTTGGGAATGGAGGCACTGGAGGACGCATTTGAAGCTCTGCATTGCAAAGCCGAAGTCGTGCGTCGGGCTCTTCGCGAGCGTGGCGCCGGCTTGTCAGTGGCCAACCAGAGCCGCCGCGGCTCATACGTCGAGGCGCGTATGGGCACCCCCTTCTCTGCGATGGGCAATACATGGGAAAGTGGAACGGAGGATGACTTTCTCGATGATGACCGCTCCCTTGCCCCAGATGACTCGGCTAGTAACATCAGCTCGagccgtcggcgccgacctAAGAGACGCACTGAACGACGCACCCCAGCCCCCGtagaggaagaggaggaagaggaagagcggTCGTATGTGAATCGTCGCGATGGACGAAATACACGGCGAAGGTAG